The following proteins come from a genomic window of Pseudomonas sp. J452:
- a CDS encoding beta-ketoacyl-[acyl-carrier-protein] synthase family protein encodes MVKRKRIVVTGMGVLTALGNTVDEFREGLFAAKASIRPSEHFLKYFDHALASEVLQPVDYEGIAEELLPELDRTVLWGYKVGRDALVQAGLLNDPLLQQTSLVVGVSSAGAEAIMPLIENRPQEFSVRKMEVSGNFSSICPVVTSLLGLQGGFELVATACTASTNAIGIGFDLIQNDKNPVAVIVGSDPVYLPTFAGFHALKAMREESCCPFSGTPGLSIGEGAGAIVLEEYEHAKARGATIYGEIISYATSSDAHHETAPDPRAEGATLVMRAALANAGVGPEAIQYINAHGTGTEANDRAETLAMKKVFPNIADIPVSSSKSYFGHNIGSAGIIELIACLVTLPEGKVLPTLNFSVPRTGCDLNYVPNEFQQHDVKLFMKNNYAFGGNNCSIVSSVKPEQVPQTEYRPRRVAITGMGALSSLGYGQEQISQRIRDGELGSALVAVSDWLDGDENSQEYEKLLAANPRLSEMLAGLGEGDIRALQFRAHEVRNIEPRKHLKNFDSRKASKIATYGLLALEQALQSGGKKVRHGDTDTALIMGMSKGPQSTVAKYAQSLYPDPRRARTFEFPSALMNSIATFCAISKGMKGYNTTLSTGYNASFGALFYGYELVRQGLQPQALVGGADENAYSSALMSQAGSTRVSWTTEADSFQVYGAQPSGFVLGEGAAVAMLEDVDSAQARGAQILAEVVGYGRSCDAVYPGEPALARGNAMTAAIRQALDDAGLRFDQVDLICGTSWGVAESADKELGAVREVFGNASAEIPLVNYNGYFGFVESAAALLNLSLVLEAMKTGEIMPIAFTREFCADDIAFVREPIQREVRHALLIGASDGGNNYAVVLRKGALHA; translated from the coding sequence ATGGTCAAGCGCAAGCGAATAGTAGTCACAGGGATGGGCGTGCTGACGGCACTGGGCAATACCGTGGACGAGTTCCGCGAGGGCTTGTTCGCCGCCAAGGCGTCGATCCGTCCGAGTGAGCATTTCCTCAAGTATTTCGACCATGCCCTGGCCTCCGAGGTATTGCAGCCTGTCGACTACGAAGGCATCGCCGAGGAACTGCTGCCTGAGCTGGATCGCACCGTACTCTGGGGTTACAAGGTCGGGCGCGATGCGCTGGTGCAAGCCGGCCTGCTCAACGACCCGCTGTTGCAACAGACCAGCCTGGTGGTCGGGGTGTCCTCCGCGGGCGCCGAAGCCATCATGCCGCTGATCGAAAACCGTCCGCAGGAGTTTTCCGTTCGCAAGATGGAAGTCTCCGGCAACTTTTCCTCCATCTGTCCTGTGGTCACCTCGTTGCTGGGGCTGCAGGGCGGTTTCGAACTGGTGGCGACTGCCTGTACCGCCAGTACCAATGCCATCGGCATCGGTTTCGACCTGATCCAGAACGACAAGAATCCGGTGGCGGTGATCGTCGGTTCCGACCCGGTCTACCTGCCGACCTTTGCCGGTTTTCATGCGCTCAAGGCGATGCGCGAGGAGTCCTGCTGCCCGTTCTCCGGCACGCCGGGGCTGTCGATTGGCGAAGGCGCGGGCGCCATCGTCCTGGAAGAGTACGAGCACGCCAAGGCGCGCGGCGCGACCATTTATGGCGAGATCATTTCCTACGCCACCTCGTCCGATGCCCACCATGAAACCGCACCGGACCCGCGTGCCGAGGGCGCCACGCTGGTGATGCGCGCGGCCCTGGCGAATGCCGGGGTCGGCCCGGAGGCGATCCAGTACATCAATGCCCACGGCACTGGCACCGAAGCCAACGACCGCGCGGAAACCCTGGCGATGAAGAAGGTGTTCCCCAACATCGCCGACATCCCGGTCAGTTCGAGCAAGTCCTACTTCGGCCATAACATCGGCTCGGCCGGGATCATCGAACTGATCGCCTGTCTGGTCACCCTGCCCGAAGGCAAGGTGCTGCCGACCCTCAATTTCAGCGTGCCGCGCACCGGCTGTGACCTCAACTACGTGCCCAACGAGTTCCAGCAGCACGACGTCAAGCTGTTCATGAAGAACAACTATGCCTTCGGCGGCAACAACTGCAGCATCGTCTCCTCAGTCAAGCCCGAGCAGGTGCCGCAGACCGAGTACCGCCCGCGCCGCGTGGCGATTACCGGTATGGGCGCATTGAGTTCCCTGGGCTATGGCCAGGAGCAGATCAGCCAGCGCATTCGTGACGGTGAACTGGGCTCGGCGCTGGTTGCCGTGAGCGACTGGCTGGATGGCGACGAGAACAGCCAGGAGTACGAGAAGCTGCTGGCGGCCAACCCGCGTCTCAGCGAGATGCTCGCCGGCCTCGGTGAGGGTGATATCCGTGCCCTGCAATTCCGTGCCCATGAAGTGCGCAATATCGAGCCGCGCAAGCACCTGAAGAACTTCGACTCGCGCAAGGCCAGCAAGATCGCCACCTACGGTCTGCTGGCGCTGGAGCAGGCGCTGCAGAGTGGCGGCAAGAAGGTGCGTCACGGCGATACCGACACCGCCTTGATCATGGGCATGTCCAAAGGCCCGCAGTCGACGGTGGCCAAATATGCCCAGAGCCTGTACCCGGACCCGCGCCGCGCGCGCACTTTCGAGTTCCCCTCGGCGCTGATGAACTCGATTGCCACCTTCTGTGCCATCTCCAAGGGCATGAAGGGCTACAACACCACCCTGTCGACCGGCTACAACGCCTCGTTTGGTGCGCTGTTTTACGGTTACGAGCTGGTGCGTCAGGGCCTGCAGCCGCAGGCGCTGGTCGGCGGTGCCGACGAGAATGCCTATTCCTCGGCGCTGATGTCACAGGCTGGCAGTACCCGCGTCAGCTGGACCACCGAGGCGGACTCCTTTCAGGTCTACGGCGCCCAGCCCAGTGGTTTCGTCCTCGGCGAAGGCGCAGCAGTGGCCATGCTCGAGGATGTCGACAGTGCGCAGGCCCGCGGTGCGCAGATTCTCGCCGAAGTGGTCGGTTATGGTCGCTCCTGCGATGCCGTCTACCCGGGTGAGCCGGCGCTGGCGCGCGGCAATGCCATGACGGCGGCGATCCGCCAGGCGCTGGATGATGCCGGTCTGCGTTTTGATCAGGTCGACCTGATCTGCGGCACCAGCTGGGGCGTGGCGGAGAGTGCGGACAAGGAACTGGGGGCCGTGCGTGAAGTGTTCGGCAACGCCAGCGCCGAGATTCCGCTGGTCAACTACAACGGCTATTTCGGTTTCGTCGAATCGGCTGCCGCGCTGCTCAACCTGTCGCTGGTGCTGGAAGCCATGAAGACCGGCGAGATCATGCCGATCGCCTTCACCCGCGAGTTCTGTGCCGACGATATCGCCTTCGTGCGTGAGCCGATCCAGCGTGAAGTGCGGCATGCCCTGCTGATCGGTGCTTCCGACGGCGGCAACAACTACGCCGTGGTTCTGCGCAAGGGTGCTCTGCATGCCTAA
- a CDS encoding beta-ketoacyl synthase N-terminal-like domain-containing protein: MPKPRAAVISGVGACNGLGLDAPALVAALAEQRQADYRPYFPDEREAARLGMPFNPLQVAMPALVKGRRSDAPTALALLQRVIDEALQHAGLGPEALAGPRVQLYIGGQGVQPEVMEFTAYLQRNDQEDLQLNPTLKQMHSDNYAEERLGRLLMQHYQLAMPPLALSTASCSSMSALYLASKAIESGRADIAVVASWQQVTLYNLMFMGGLNALARAVTQPFSAATEGVMLGGGLAATVLESPEHLAARGGQGRLRIDGFAMCQSGGSSRGGQSFSPDFRSISRTIDDSLAQAEVSAEQVGCIFMHGNGIRGSDQAELMAVRKVWGDNGIPAVSYKAQFGYQVAASGLTDLAILADAMQQQRLLAFRAQAPLDNAAGVQLHADREPLPLVSDKVVKLALGIEGSVAACTLARLA; the protein is encoded by the coding sequence ATGCCTAAGCCCCGCGCGGCGGTGATTTCCGGGGTCGGCGCCTGCAACGGCCTGGGCCTGGACGCACCGGCATTGGTCGCGGCACTGGCTGAACAGCGCCAGGCCGACTACCGGCCGTACTTCCCGGACGAGCGCGAGGCGGCCCGTTTGGGCATGCCGTTCAACCCGCTGCAGGTGGCCATGCCGGCGCTGGTCAAGGGCCGCCGCAGCGATGCGCCGACCGCCCTGGCACTGCTCCAGCGAGTGATCGACGAAGCGCTCCAGCATGCCGGCCTGGGGCCTGAGGCCCTGGCCGGGCCGCGGGTGCAGCTGTATATCGGGGGGCAGGGCGTGCAGCCGGAGGTGATGGAATTCACCGCCTACCTGCAGCGCAACGATCAGGAGGATCTGCAGCTCAACCCGACGCTCAAGCAGATGCACAGCGACAACTACGCCGAGGAGCGCCTCGGCCGTCTGCTCATGCAGCATTACCAACTGGCCATGCCGCCGCTGGCGCTGTCCACCGCCAGCTGTTCGAGCATGTCGGCGTTGTACCTGGCCAGCAAGGCGATCGAATCCGGTCGCGCGGATATCGCCGTGGTCGCGTCCTGGCAGCAGGTGACCCTGTACAACCTGATGTTCATGGGCGGCCTGAATGCCCTGGCGCGTGCGGTGACGCAGCCGTTCTCGGCGGCGACCGAAGGGGTGATGCTCGGCGGCGGCTTGGCCGCCACGGTGCTGGAAAGCCCCGAACACCTGGCAGCCCGCGGTGGCCAGGGGCGCCTGCGGATCGATGGCTTTGCCATGTGCCAGAGCGGCGGTTCGTCGCGCGGCGGGCAATCCTTCTCGCCGGATTTTCGCTCCATCTCGCGCACCATCGACGATTCGCTGGCGCAGGCAGAAGTCAGCGCCGAGCAGGTTGGCTGCATCTTCATGCACGGTAACGGCATCCGTGGCAGTGACCAGGCCGAGCTGATGGCGGTGCGCAAGGTGTGGGGCGATAACGGCATTCCGGCGGTCTCGTACAAGGCGCAGTTCGGTTATCAGGTGGCGGCCAGCGGCCTCACCGATCTGGCCATTCTCGCCGACGCCATGCAGCAACAACGCCTACTGGCATTCCGTGCCCAGGCGCCGCTGGACAACGCCGCCGGGGTGCAGTTGCACGCCGACCGCGAACCGCTGCCGCTGGTGTCGGACAAGGTGGTCAAGCTCGCCCTCGGCATCGAGGGTTCCGTCGCGGCCTGCACGTTGGCGCGCCTGGCGTGA
- a CDS encoding FtsX-like permease family protein, which produces MSELLYYLANAIIAYALLLVLWTALKRPTSIRYAFANLFRQRRRSGITLLAIIMGGGAVFIFGGFVQHSFSSLREQTIRTNLGHLQLYREGYLASGATNPLRYGIPGYEQIKRVLAEDAELGPMLKTVTGQIEFSGIASHYESETSTFISGVGIEPASSLTLGALDRIVLGSDLSRIDGLGATIGTGVAKGLSAGYDADLDLLVVNPTGGQNAMSVTVRGVMQSGIKEYDDRALKLPLKTAQDLLETDEVSRIIILLNDTEQTDAALQRVQTLIKQQGLKLEVRPWSELAVYYHQVVSLFDGIFFFIKSIVSVIVVFMIGNTLMMNVVERTREVATLRALGLTQREVGRLFILEGIFIGLLGAALSVAVGIGLAELININGLPMPPSPGYTKGYLAFILWDENFNLFWFTCALAIVTAVLASIIPAKRASKLLIAEAFRFT; this is translated from the coding sequence ATGAGCGAGCTGCTGTATTACCTGGCCAACGCCATCATCGCCTACGCCCTGCTGCTGGTGCTGTGGACGGCCCTGAAACGACCGACCTCGATCCGTTACGCCTTCGCCAACCTGTTCCGCCAGCGGCGCCGCTCCGGCATCACCCTGCTGGCGATCATCATGGGCGGTGGGGCGGTGTTCATCTTCGGCGGCTTCGTCCAGCACTCCTTCTCGTCGCTGCGCGAGCAGACCATCCGCACCAACCTCGGCCACCTGCAGCTGTATCGCGAGGGCTACCTGGCCAGCGGCGCGACCAACCCGCTGCGTTACGGCATTCCCGGCTACGAACAGATCAAGCGGGTCCTGGCAGAAGATGCCGAACTCGGCCCGATGCTCAAGACCGTGACCGGGCAGATCGAGTTTTCCGGGATCGCCTCGCACTATGAGTCGGAGACCTCGACCTTCATCTCCGGAGTCGGTATCGAGCCGGCCAGCTCGCTGACCCTCGGTGCGCTGGATCGCATCGTCCTCGGCAGCGATCTGTCGCGCATCGACGGGCTCGGCGCGACCATCGGCACCGGCGTGGCCAAGGGCCTGTCGGCGGGCTATGACGCGGACCTCGACCTGCTGGTGGTCAACCCCACCGGCGGGCAGAACGCCATGTCGGTGACGGTGCGCGGGGTCATGCAGTCCGGCATCAAGGAGTACGACGACCGTGCCCTCAAGCTGCCGCTGAAGACCGCCCAGGACTTGCTGGAGACCGACGAGGTCAGTCGCATCATCATCCTGCTCAACGACACCGAGCAGACCGACGCGGCGCTGCAGCGTGTACAAACCCTGATCAAGCAACAGGGCCTCAAGCTCGAGGTACGCCCCTGGTCGGAACTGGCGGTGTACTACCACCAGGTGGTCAGCCTGTTCGACGGCATCTTCTTCTTCATCAAATCGATCGTCAGCGTGATCGTGGTGTTCATGATCGGTAACACCCTGATGATGAACGTGGTCGAGCGCACCCGTGAGGTCGCTACCCTGCGCGCCCTGGGCCTGACCCAGCGTGAGGTGGGGCGGCTGTTCATCCTCGAGGGCATCTTCATCGGCCTGCTCGGCGCGGCGCTGAGCGTGGCGGTAGGTATCGGCCTGGCCGAGCTGATCAACATCAACGGCCTGCCGATGCCGCCGTCACCCGGATACACCAAGGGTTACCTGGCGTTCATCCTGTGGGACGAGAACTTCAACCTGTTCTGGTTCACCTGCGCCCTGGCCATAGTGACCGCTGTACTGGCCTCGATCATTCCGGCCAAACGCGCGTCGAAGTTGCTGATCGCGGAGGCCTTCCGCTTTACCTGA
- a CDS encoding aminomethyltransferase family protein, translated as MSLESIHQAAGATLVERNGVKIPLHYGHPAEEHLASRKNILMVDYSHFGIVEVQGDDGYDFLNRVVGGDLSVIRDEQALYTLLLNDQGQIVTDLYVLCDDERFLLISEWLRGDKLAASLQALVGEEEVQISAQNDNLTTTLFEGPYSWELMAELYGFDVLGLPFLEFMHVDDAILFRSGKHGEFAFKVLTSKEGAADLWQRASEVGAKFDMKAGGIDFQGKSRLENPCWDPALVGEFSTCPIELQLQWAVRYDKDEFIGREALLAKLEEGVKQRVVGFVVKGDGATLGLGDAVFSGEQQIGKVITLGHSVGVDGYIGQALLDSEYAYAGIDQYQIAGNGGRVAINTSAIPFLQNFSFMVNPAEHSYVDASRPKSLIEQQAKA; from the coding sequence ATGAGTCTGGAATCCATTCATCAAGCCGCCGGCGCCACTCTGGTTGAACGCAATGGCGTGAAGATCCCGCTGCACTATGGCCATCCGGCCGAAGAGCATCTGGCCTCGCGCAAGAACATTCTGATGGTCGACTACTCGCACTTCGGCATCGTCGAAGTGCAGGGCGACGATGGCTACGACTTCCTCAATCGCGTGGTTGGCGGTGACCTCTCGGTGATCCGCGACGAGCAGGCGCTGTACACCCTGCTGCTGAATGATCAGGGTCAGATCGTCACCGACCTCTATGTGCTCTGCGATGACGAGCGCTTCCTGCTGATCTCCGAGTGGCTGCGCGGCGACAAGCTGGCTGCCAGCCTGCAGGCCCTGGTCGGCGAAGAAGAAGTGCAGATCAGCGCACAGAACGACAACCTCACCACCACCCTGTTCGAAGGTCCCTACAGCTGGGAACTGATGGCCGAACTGTACGGCTTCGATGTGCTCGGCCTGCCGTTCCTCGAGTTCATGCATGTCGACGACGCGATCCTGTTCCGCTCCGGCAAGCACGGCGAGTTCGCCTTCAAGGTCCTGACCTCCAAGGAAGGCGCCGCCGACCTGTGGCAGCGTGCCAGCGAGGTCGGTGCCAAGTTCGACATGAAAGCCGGCGGTATCGACTTCCAGGGCAAGTCGCGCCTGGAAAACCCCTGCTGGGATCCGGCCCTGGTCGGTGAGTTCAGCACCTGCCCGATCGAGCTGCAACTGCAGTGGGCGGTGCGCTACGACAAGGACGAGTTCATCGGTCGCGAGGCGCTGCTGGCCAAGCTGGAAGAAGGCGTCAAGCAGCGCGTGGTCGGCTTCGTGGTCAAGGGTGACGGCGCGACGCTGGGTCTGGGCGATGCGGTGTTCAGTGGCGAACAGCAGATCGGCAAGGTCATCACCCTCGGTCATTCGGTGGGCGTCGACGGCTATATCGGCCAGGCCCTGCTCGACAGCGAGTATGCCTATGCCGGTATCGACCAGTACCAGATCGCCGGCAACGGTGGGCGTGTGGCCATCAACACTTCAGCGATTCCGTTCCTGCAGAACTTCAGCTTCATGGTCAACCCGGCGGAGCACAGCTATGTCGATGCCTCGCGACCGAAGAGCCTGATCGAGCAGCAGGCCAAGGCCTGA
- a CDS encoding ABC transporter ATP-binding protein codes for MQIVNATQLPIVRLGQVEKRYGKGEGSVHALQAIDLVVERGEFAALVGQSGSGKSTLLNLIGGIDKPSGGRVHFLGQDLAELNDRELAQLRAQEIGFIFQFFNLLPVLSVFDNVYYPLMLNGYKKEQARRQVMQALERVGLEKHAMRPPTELSGGQQQRVAIARALVKKPALVIADEPTGNLDSETGRSVLELMQEINRENGTTFIISTHADSVRDVASRVIRIADGKLQHA; via the coding sequence ATGCAGATCGTCAATGCCACGCAGCTGCCGATCGTGCGTCTGGGGCAGGTGGAAAAGCGTTACGGCAAGGGCGAGGGCAGCGTGCACGCGCTGCAGGCCATCGACCTGGTGGTCGAGCGAGGCGAGTTCGCCGCCCTGGTCGGTCAGTCCGGCAGCGGCAAGAGCACGCTGCTCAACCTGATTGGCGGCATCGACAAGCCGAGTGGCGGGCGCGTGCATTTCCTCGGCCAGGACCTGGCCGAGCTGAATGACCGCGAACTGGCCCAGCTGCGCGCCCAGGAAATCGGTTTCATCTTCCAGTTCTTCAACCTGTTGCCGGTGCTCAGCGTGTTCGACAACGTTTATTACCCGCTGATGCTCAACGGCTACAAGAAGGAGCAGGCACGTCGCCAGGTGATGCAGGCGCTGGAACGGGTCGGCCTGGAGAAGCACGCCATGCGCCCGCCGACCGAGCTGTCCGGCGGCCAGCAGCAGCGCGTGGCGATTGCCCGGGCGCTGGTGAAGAAACCGGCCCTGGTGATCGCCGATGAACCGACCGGCAACCTGGACTCGGAAACCGGCCGCTCGGTGCTGGAGCTGATGCAGGAAATCAATCGCGAGAACGGCACCACCTTCATCATTTCCACCCATGCCGACTCGGTGCGCGATGTCGCCAGCCGGGTTATCCGCATCGCCGACGGGAAGCTGCAACATGCTTAA